From the Leptotrichia sp. oral taxon 221 genome, one window contains:
- a CDS encoding peptidylprolyl isomerase, with translation MGIRNHKGTIRIVSIILIVGFALSMLITGIISLKNNVLDAKKHGDKTQAIVTVNKEKITRDEFNLEVESLKENLRASLQQKQQQLAQMGADSSNLKEIPEEILKEYTLQLLINKDLLLSSAKDLNVKISGSEVDKKMQEYYAQAGGKNNFLMAIRSRGYSFDKFKETIKEQELIQKIQDKIASISKVDESELKKAYERYKYASFGGRPYEEVKPRLEQALNNEKSTMMLSSYIFKAREKAKIDIKDPEIKKLYDQINSVVAEKDGYKYTKASLNEQLLSDYTSTPDGYSEEKVQKLRESFKQNLDKFIAIAAKAKAVGIKADKEFVGIDELSDYSKKYYDYLVDSYKPSEQALLDRFNSRRDKYNQKNTISGYVVGQDYKASSKDFESAKKQAEEIMKTTNKENFAAKAEQFSKDPGSAKNGGSLGESTDLSKLVPEFAQAVNNAKVGEIVGPVKSEYGYHIIYVQGKNAQNPNVAKVSHILITPTISEETKKAVAKQVQDLKAELLANKVTWDKIEKQDKYKFDTKEQFSDLTKDQPIPGIGKANPELSNKLFAAKTNEILDYGSNEGYFLLTKTSEIPFKEAKFEDVKERIRVELGIEYANKEMGLKDDNTQAGA, from the coding sequence ATGGGAATAAGAAATCATAAAGGGACGATTAGAATTGTTTCGATAATTTTGATTGTTGGATTTGCATTATCGATGTTGATAACTGGGATTATTTCGTTGAAAAATAATGTGTTGGATGCTAAAAAGCATGGAGATAAAACGCAGGCGATAGTAACGGTTAATAAAGAGAAAATTACTAGAGATGAATTTAATTTGGAAGTTGAAAGTTTGAAAGAGAATTTGAGAGCTAGTTTGCAGCAAAAACAACAGCAGTTGGCTCAAATGGGAGCTGATAGTTCTAATTTGAAAGAAATACCTGAGGAAATATTGAAGGAATATACGTTGCAATTATTGATAAATAAAGACTTGTTGCTTTCTTCGGCTAAAGATTTGAATGTTAAGATAAGTGGTAGCGAAGTTGATAAGAAAATGCAAGAGTATTATGCTCAAGCTGGTGGGAAAAATAACTTTTTGATGGCTATAAGAAGTAGAGGATATAGTTTTGATAAATTTAAAGAAACTATTAAAGAACAAGAATTGATACAAAAAATTCAAGATAAAATAGCTTCAATTTCTAAAGTTGATGAAAGTGAATTAAAAAAGGCTTATGAGAGATATAAGTATGCAAGTTTTGGTGGAAGACCTTATGAAGAAGTGAAACCAAGATTGGAACAAGCGTTAAATAATGAAAAAAGTACAATGATGTTGAGTTCGTATATTTTTAAAGCTAGAGAAAAGGCTAAAATAGATATTAAAGATCCTGAAATTAAGAAATTATATGATCAAATAAATTCTGTAGTTGCCGAAAAAGATGGTTATAAATATACAAAAGCATCGTTGAATGAACAATTGTTAAGTGATTATACTTCTACACCAGATGGATATTCAGAAGAAAAAGTTCAAAAATTGAGGGAAAGTTTTAAACAAAATTTGGATAAATTTATTGCTATTGCGGCTAAGGCTAAAGCTGTTGGAATAAAAGCAGATAAAGAATTTGTTGGTATTGATGAGTTAAGTGATTATTCTAAGAAATATTATGACTATTTAGTTGATAGTTATAAACCATCAGAACAAGCATTATTGGATAGATTTAATTCTAGAAGAGATAAATATAATCAAAAGAATACTATTTCAGGATATGTAGTTGGACAAGATTACAAGGCATCTAGTAAAGATTTTGAAAGTGCGAAAAAACAAGCTGAAGAAATTATGAAAACTACAAATAAAGAGAATTTTGCGGCAAAGGCAGAGCAATTTAGTAAAGATCCAGGTTCGGCTAAAAATGGTGGAAGTTTGGGAGAAAGTACTGATTTGAGTAAATTGGTTCCAGAATTTGCACAAGCTGTTAATAATGCTAAAGTAGGAGAAATTGTGGGTCCTGTAAAATCAGAATATGGATATCACATAATTTATGTTCAAGGTAAAAATGCACAAAATCCTAATGTTGCTAAAGTTAGTCATATTTTGATAACTCCGACAATATCAGAAGAAACTAAAAAAGCGGTTGCTAAACAAGTTCAAGATTTAAAAGCTGAATTGTTGGCAAATAAAGTAACTTGGGATAAAATAGAAAAACAAGATAAATATAAATTTGATACTAAAGAGCAATTTAGTGATTTGACAAAAGATCAACCAATTCCAGGAATAGGAAAAGCTAATCCAGAATTGTCAAATAAATTATTTGCTGCGAAAACTAATGAAATATTGGATTATGGTTCAAATGAAGGATATTTCTTATTAACAAAAACTTCTGAAATTCCATTTAAAGAAGCGAAATTTGAGGATGTGAAAGAGCGTATAAGAGTGGAATTAGGAATTGAGTATGCGAATAAAGAAATGGGATTGAAAGATGATAATACTCAAGCAGGAGCATAA
- the eno gene encoding phosphopyruvate hydratase: MTRIEDIYAREILDSRGNPTVEVEVFLEGGAMGRASVPSGASTGVHEAVELRDGDKSRYLGQGVLQAVENVNTEIAEAIIGMDALDQVSIDKAMIALDGTPNKGRLGANAILGVSLAVAKAAANQLGIPLYRYLGGVNAKELPVPMMNILNGGSHADSAVDVQEFMVQPVGAKTYKEALRMGSEIFHHLGKILKANGDSTNVGNEGGYAPSNINGTEGALDVISQAVEAAGYKLGEDVTFAMDAASSEFATKNEDGSYTYTFKREGGVVRNSDEMIEWYKGLTSKYPIVSIEDGLAEDDWDGFKKLTDAIGKDVQLVGDDLFVTNTKRLAEGIANGIANSILIKVNQIGTLTETLDAIEMAKKAGYTAVVSHRSGETEDDTIADIAVATNAGQIKTGSASRTDRMAKYNQLLRIEDDLADEAIYEGKKAFYNIKIK, from the coding sequence ATGACTAGAATTGAAGATATCTATGCAAGAGAGATACTAGATTCAAGAGGGAATCCAACTGTAGAAGTTGAAGTATTCTTAGAAGGTGGAGCTATGGGAAGAGCATCTGTACCATCAGGAGCATCTACTGGAGTTCACGAAGCTGTTGAATTAAGAGACGGAGACAAATCTAGATACTTAGGACAAGGTGTTTTACAAGCAGTTGAAAACGTAAACACTGAAATTGCTGAAGCAATTATTGGAATGGACGCTTTAGATCAAGTTTCTATTGATAAAGCTATGATCGCATTAGACGGAACTCCAAACAAAGGAAGATTAGGAGCAAACGCTATTTTAGGTGTTTCATTGGCAGTAGCTAAAGCAGCAGCTAACCAATTAGGTATACCTTTATACAGATACTTAGGTGGAGTAAATGCTAAAGAATTACCAGTACCTATGATGAACATCTTAAATGGAGGATCTCACGCAGATTCAGCTGTTGACGTTCAAGAATTCATGGTACAACCAGTAGGAGCTAAAACTTACAAAGAAGCTTTAAGAATGGGATCTGAAATTTTCCACCACTTAGGAAAAATCTTAAAAGCAAATGGAGATTCTACTAACGTAGGAAACGAAGGTGGATACGCACCATCTAACATTAACGGTACTGAAGGAGCTTTAGATGTAATTTCTCAAGCTGTTGAAGCTGCCGGATACAAATTAGGAGAAGACGTTACATTCGCAATGGATGCTGCTTCATCTGAATTTGCAACTAAAAATGAAGATGGATCTTACACTTATACATTCAAAAGAGAAGGTGGAGTTGTAAGAAATTCTGATGAAATGATCGAATGGTATAAAGGATTAACTTCTAAATATCCAATCGTATCAATCGAAGATGGATTAGCTGAAGATGACTGGGACGGATTCAAAAAATTAACTGATGCAATTGGTAAAGATGTTCAATTAGTAGGAGATGACTTATTTGTTACTAATACTAAGAGATTAGCTGAAGGAATTGCAAATGGAATCGCAAACTCTATCTTAATCAAAGTTAACCAAATTGGTACTTTAACTGAAACATTAGACGCTATTGAAATGGCTAAAAAAGCAGGATACACTGCAGTAGTATCTCATAGATCAGGAGAAACTGAAGATGATACAATTGCTGATATCGCAGTTGCTACAAATGCAGGACAAATTAAAACAGGATCTGCTTCAAGAACAGATAGAATGGCTAAATATAACCAATTATTAAGAATTGAAGATGATTTAGCAGATGAAGCTATTTACGAAGGTAAAAAAGCATTCTACAACATTAAAATTAAATAA
- a CDS encoding adhesion protein FadA — translation MKKIVTLFILASAVSFSARKVEKAPVKTSGDVVAKFNALEASYAKLVETENAEFAKLRATAERASAQLEQKQQMKAKIEERIAKIEGAANAKYFKEQYSSLVKEYNNVVKALDQEINALSKTVDNYNTILQLKEGSGQ, via the coding sequence ATGAAAAAAATCGTAACATTATTTATTCTTGCAAGTGCTGTTTCATTCTCAGCTAGAAAAGTTGAAAAAGCTCCAGTTAAAACATCTGGTGATGTAGTAGCTAAATTCAATGCTTTAGAAGCTTCTTATGCTAAATTAGTTGAAACTGAAAATGCAGAATTTGCAAAATTAAGAGCAACAGCAGAAAGAGCATCTGCACAATTGGAACAAAAACAACAAATGAAAGCTAAAATTGAAGAAAGAATTGCTAAAATTGAAGGTGCAGCAAACGCTAAATACTTCAAAGAACAATATTCTAGCTTAGTTAAAGAATACAACAATGTTGTTAAAGCATTAGATCAAGAAATCAACGCTTTAAGCAAAACTGTAGATAACTACAACACAATATTACAATTAAAAGAAGGAAGTGGACAATAA
- a CDS encoding adhesion protein FadA, with amino-acid sequence MKKRLAVLLGVLALSSFSFAAPTSVESSLNNLEAQLQKLEQMENAKFAQEQAKAEAAQARLDNLQKMDSVIDQRIADIDANVDTTIFNKEFKEKEAQYKSLKAEISKEIEKEQKVLENFELLKSLR; translated from the coding sequence ATGAAAAAAAGATTAGCAGTATTATTAGGTGTATTAGCTTTAAGTAGTTTTTCATTCGCAGCACCTACATCAGTAGAAAGCAGCTTAAATAACTTAGAAGCTCAATTACAAAAATTGGAACAAATGGAAAATGCAAAATTTGCTCAAGAACAAGCAAAAGCTGAAGCAGCTCAAGCTAGATTGGACAACTTGCAAAAAATGGATTCAGTAATTGATCAAAGAATAGCTGATATCGATGCTAACGTTGATACAACTATTTTCAATAAAGAATTCAAAGAAAAAGAAGCACAATATAAATCATTAAAAGCAGAAATTTCTAAAGAAATCGAAAAAGAACAAAAAGTTTTAGAAAACTTTGAATTATTGAAATCTTTAAGATAA
- a CDS encoding adhesion protein FadA, whose amino-acid sequence MKKALFMLVGMTLLSSVSYSAPVKNTNTNSLESSLNAIENKFNDLLQKEAQKKAEFQNEKDRLEKEVEDLQNKLIGKEKLQEKLKKDSEVRWHRDEYKKILKNYDEYYKNLEKTIVQKQTRIAELETLLSVMQ is encoded by the coding sequence ATGAAAAAGGCATTATTTATGTTAGTAGGAATGACACTTTTGTCTTCAGTGTCATATTCTGCACCAGTTAAAAATACAAACACAAACAGTTTAGAATCAAGTTTGAATGCAATTGAAAATAAATTTAATGATTTATTACAAAAAGAAGCTCAAAAGAAAGCTGAATTCCAAAATGAAAAAGATAGATTGGAAAAAGAAGTTGAAGACTTGCAAAATAAATTGATTGGAAAAGAAAAATTACAAGAAAAATTGAAAAAAGATTCAGAAGTTAGATGGCACAGAGATGAATACAAAAAAATCTTGAAAAACTACGATGAATATTACAAAAACTTAGAAAAAACAATCGTACAAAAACAAACTAGAATCGCTGAATTGGAAACTCTTTTATCAGTAATGCAATAA
- a CDS encoding FAD-I family protein, producing MKKIIGIAALSVLAVCQLSYSAGKTNNDAAIQRLLKVAKQRQAEQAVEVTPVEVTGTTTSATPRVKRVNSKKAEIKAMKAKEKNMTESEKMDVEIQRIKKRVTQINNNIDTFNKNNEILEKMEQRLDQIQDKMK from the coding sequence ATGAAAAAAATTATTGGAATTGCAGCATTGTCAGTATTAGCAGTATGTCAATTGTCATATTCAGCTGGAAAAACAAATAATGATGCGGCTATACAAAGATTATTAAAAGTAGCAAAACAAAGACAAGCTGAACAAGCAGTAGAAGTAACTCCAGTGGAAGTAACTGGAACAACAACAAGTGCTACACCTAGAGTAAAAAGAGTTAACTCTAAAAAAGCTGAAATTAAAGCAATGAAAGCTAAAGAAAAAAATATGACTGAAAGCGAAAAAATGGATGTAGAAATTCAAAGAATTAAAAAAAGAGTAACTCAAATCAATAACAACATTGATACATTCAATAAAAATAATGAAATTTTAGAAAAAATGGAACAAAGATTGGATCAAATCCAAGATAAAATGAAATAA
- a CDS encoding OmpA family protein, which produces MERKSRVAAMLSMLLVSAPTTAKKITTTNLRDDTMKTNAVEVEGATQSDDLAVNQTAKAQNPAEIMVLDTDSLKFDFNSATIKDENVGTLKKLKDYIEKKNYKVAIYGHTDSKGTESYNSELSLRRAENVEEKLVELGLAPERIVKTIGEGSKKPVASNDTEEGRAMNRRIELEFFAQK; this is translated from the coding sequence ATGGAAAGAAAGTCAAGAGTAGCAGCAATGTTATCTATGCTGTTAGTTTCAGCACCGACAACAGCTAAAAAAATTACGACAACAAACTTGAGAGACGATACTATGAAAACTAATGCAGTTGAAGTAGAAGGAGCGACTCAAAGTGATGATTTAGCTGTAAATCAAACGGCAAAAGCTCAAAATCCTGCTGAAATAATGGTGTTAGATACGGATAGTTTAAAATTTGATTTTAATAGCGCAACTATAAAAGATGAAAATGTAGGAACATTAAAAAAACTTAAAGATTATATTGAGAAAAAGAATTATAAAGTTGCGATATATGGGCATACAGATTCAAAAGGGACTGAATCTTACAACTCAGAACTTTCATTGAGAAGGGCTGAAAATGTGGAAGAAAAATTAGTTGAACTTGGATTGGCACCAGAAAGAATAGTGAAAACTATTGGAGAAGGTTCTAAAAAACCTGTAGCTTCTAACGATACCGAAGAAGGTAGGGCAATGAATAGAAGAATAGAATTAGAATTTTTTGCACAAAAATAA